From Mycobacterium cookii:
CGCAGGGCGGGTGGCCGGCAAACCCATCGTCACGGTGCCCGGCAACCCGGTCAGCGTGCTGGTGTCCTTCGAGGTGTTCATCCGCCCGCCGCTGCGCTCCGCCATGAGGCTGCCCGATGCGGAGCGGCCGCGCCGGTCCGCGGTGTTGACCGAGACACTGACCGCGCCGGCCGGCAAACGGCAGTTTCGTCGCGGCATCTTCGATGACGCCGCGGGCACTGTAGCGAGTCAGGGCCCACCGGGGTCGCACCACCTGCGGTGGCTGGCGTCGTCGAACTGCCTGCTGGACTTCCCGGTCGACGTCACCCAGATACCGGCCGGCGATCACATCGAGATCTGGGACCTGCGCTAGACACCTGACAGAATGACACCCGTGGCTGAATCCGGTCCGCTCTCGCACATCGACGATCACGGTGCGGCTCGCATGGTCGACGTCACCGACAAGACGCCCTCGCACCGCACCGCGGTTGCCGCGGGCACGCTTCGCACCACCGCGGAGGTGGTGCAGTTGATCTCGACGGGTGGACTGGCCAAAGGTGACGCGCTGGCCACCGCGCGCGTCGCGGGGATTCTGGCGGCCAAACGCACCAGCGAGCTCATCCCGCTATGCCACCAGCTGGAATTAACCGGCGTCGAAGTCGAATTCACCATCGGCGAAACAGATGTCGACATCACCGCGACGGTGCGCAGCACCGATCGCACCGGGGTTGAGATGGAGGCACTGACCGCGGTGAGTGTGGCGGCGCTGACGCTCTACGACATGGTCAAAGCGGTGGATCCGGCGGCGCGCATCGACGACGTCAGGGTGTTGCGCAAGGACGGCGGCCGCCACGGGTCGTGGGTGCGATGACGGTACGCCGGTCTGCGCGTGTCATCGTCGCGTCGACTCGCGCATCGGCCGGGGCCTACGAGGACCGGTGCGGGCCGCTGATAGTCGAATGGATTGAACGGCAAGGGTTCTCGTCGACTGAACCAGTCGTGGTCAGCGATGGTGACCCGGTCGGCGACGCGTTGCGTGCGGCGATCGCCGATGGTGTCGACCTGGTGATCACCTCCGGCGGAACCGGCATCTCGCCGACGGACGCCACCCCCGCGCAGACGGCGGCATTGCTCGACTACGAAATCCCGGGCCTGGCCGACGCGATCCGGCGGTCCGGCCTGCCGAAGGTTCCGACGTCGGTGCTGTCCCGCGGTGTCTGCGGGGTGGCCGGGCGCACGCTGGTGGTCAACTTGCCGGGGTCACCGGGTGGTGTGCGCGACGGCCTGGGGGTGCTCACCGACGTGCTTGCCCATGCTCTCGACCAGATCGCGGGCCACGACCACCGGCCTTAAGCGGCAGTGCGGTTGGCGCGCCTCAACCCGATAGCGCGGACCAGCCACCAGACCGCCAGCGCGCCCACCAGGGCGACGGCCAGGTTGCTCAGGAAGCCGACGATGCCGACCGCGACCGCCAGCGCCCAATGCGCGAGGTGGCGTAGGTCTTTCAGCAGCGTGATGTGCAACAGGCCGGCGACCATCAGCAGACCCGCCAGGATGGGCACCGGAAAGCCGGACAGCGCCGTGGTCATCGTCGCCCCCAACGCCAGCGCGAGCGCGATCACCACACCGCCGAGCATGACCGGTGCGCCGCCGCTGCGGGCGCCGAAGGCGCGGTGTGCGGTCATGCCGCCGGCGCCGTGGCACACCGGCATTCCGCTGATGCCACCGGCGAACAGGTTGGCTACGCCGATCGTGATGGCCAGCCGCCCGGGACGAACCCGGTAGGCGGCATCCCCGAAGTATGTGCGCGCGGTGTCGGCGGTGGCCAGACACGAATTGGCGAAGGACAACGGCACCTGGGGGAGCACCAATGCGACTGCAGCCGCGGCGAATGCGGCCCGGCTCAGATGCGGGGTATGCACCGCCGACGGACCGAACGTCACCGAACCGTGAAACGTCAGCGCCATCGCGACCACGGCCACGAGAACGAGGAGCAGGGCGATCTCGCGATGCCGAAAGACCAACGCCACCAGGATGACGACAAGCGTGGCACCCGCCAGCCACCAGAATGAATGTCGATGATCGGCAAAGGCTTTGGGTGTCGCGGACACCAGCCGCCACGCCAGCTGGCAAAAGAGCAGCCCCACGGACAGCTGAATGCCGCGGATGATCGGATGCGGGAACACTTTCGCGACCCGATCCAACAGCCCCGACGCGCCGAGCACGACAAAAATCATCCCCATCAGCAGCGCGCCCGCGGCGATGTCGTCGGCGCCGAAGCCATGTGCGATCGCGATCGCACCGAATGCCTTCAGCGGTTGGACCGGCACCGGAAGTCGATAGACCAGGCCGGCGACGACATACAACAGTCCGGCCGGCAACAGCACCGCGGTCGGAGTCAGGCCGTTCTTCACGATCAACGCCACGGCAATCGGCACCAGGACACCGAGATCACCTACGGCTCCGGCACATTCGGCCCAGTCGAACCGGAACGACTTCACCGGCTCCAACTGCGGCGCAGTCGTGCTCACCATGCCGACACTCTAATTCAGCGCACGTCGTTTGCACGAGATGCCCGCCGGATGGATGCGGCTTGACCGGTTTCGAAGCAGTACGAAATCGCTTGTGAGAGATAGTATTGTGCCCAATCATCACGGCGAGTAGGGTTAGCGTCCCAAAGCGCAGGAAGTCCCAACCCAACGTAAGGGGAACGCCGTGCGACAACCTGAGCTAACCAGTCTCATCGGCCTGCGAGACAGCGACGGGGACCGGCTCCTTCTCCTCCGCGTGGATCGGCCGGACGGGACCCGCGGCTACATGCTGAGGGTTGGAACGGGAAAAGTGTTCCTGACTGCCGGCGATCTGAAAGGCCTGAGCAGCGTCATTCGGTACGAGCTGGTGTCGGCGAACCAGTTCCGACTCCTCGGTCGGCTGATCTGGCTCCTGATCTTGTGCGCAACGGTGTGGTTCCTGACATCGGAAGTCACCGGGCCGTTGTTTGCGTACCCCTGGTCGAACTGAGCAGGGAATCTCCTCGCAGCGCCGCGAGCTTAGAGCTGCCAGTCGTTCGAGCCGTCGTGCCTTGAGTAGGTGCCGCCCCCGGAGTTGACCACCACGATGGGATCGCCGGCGTTGAAGTTGTCGAAGAACCATTTCGCGTTGGTCGGGCTGATGTTGATGCAGCCATGACTGACGTCGCGCTTGCCCTGGTCATCCACCGACCAGGGAGCGCTGTGGACGAAGTCGCCGCTGTCGTCGAACCGGACGGCCAGCTCGACCGTCGTCTTGTAGCCGTACGTCGAGCTGACCGGAACGCCGTAGGTCGAGGAATCCATCACGACCGTCGGCAGCTTCTCTTGCACGTAGTAGGTGCCGTTCGGGGTCTGGTGGCCGCCGGACGCCATTCCCATCGACATGGGAATGGTCTTCTCCACGGCCCCGTTGCGGGTGACGGTCAGCTGGTGTGTGGCGTCGTCGGCCGTGGCCACCAGGGTGTCGCCGGTTTGGAAGTTGGAGACTGTGCCACCCGCGTCGACGGTCACGGCGGTGTGCGCGGGCCAGAAGCTCAGCGGGCGCCACCGCAGCTGCGTGGGCTTCATCCAGTAGAACTTGCCGGGAACCGGCGGGACCGACGAGATGTGGACGGCGTTTTCGGCTGCACCGGCATCGTCGACGAGCCCCGGGAAGTTGATGATGATCGGCTGGCCCACACCCACCGTCGCGCCGTTGGCAGGAACGAGTCTCGGCGGCCCGAAAGGTGCCGTGCCGGTGAACGGTGTCGGGTCCTGCCCCGGACCGGGACCCCCTGGATCGCCGGGAGGCGGATCCGCCAGCGCCGTACCTGCGCCCAGCATCAGCACCCAGCCGAATACCGAAACCACCCCGACTGCCCGTAGAGCGGCGGAAAGGCTTGCTCTCGTCCAGCCCGACATATATGTCCCTCCAGTCGCTTCGTCGAGACAGTCTTCCACAGCGCCCAAGCCGACTAGTTCTTTGTCGC
This genomic window contains:
- the moaC gene encoding cyclic pyranopterin monophosphate synthase MoaC, producing the protein MTPVAESGPLSHIDDHGAARMVDVTDKTPSHRTAVAAGTLRTTAEVVQLISTGGLAKGDALATARVAGILAAKRTSELIPLCHQLELTGVEVEFTIGETDVDITATVRSTDRTGVEMEALTAVSVAALTLYDMVKAVDPAARIDDVRVLRKDGGRHGSWVR
- a CDS encoding MogA/MoaB family molybdenum cofactor biosynthesis protein, with amino-acid sequence MTVRRSARVIVASTRASAGAYEDRCGPLIVEWIERQGFSSTEPVVVSDGDPVGDALRAAIADGVDLVITSGGTGISPTDATPAQTAALLDYEIPGLADAIRRSGLPKVPTSVLSRGVCGVAGRTLVVNLPGSPGGVRDGLGVLTDVLAHALDQIAGHDHRP
- a CDS encoding putative sulfate/molybdate transporter, with product MVSTTAPQLEPVKSFRFDWAECAGAVGDLGVLVPIAVALIVKNGLTPTAVLLPAGLLYVVAGLVYRLPVPVQPLKAFGAIAIAHGFGADDIAAGALLMGMIFVVLGASGLLDRVAKVFPHPIIRGIQLSVGLLFCQLAWRLVSATPKAFADHRHSFWWLAGATLVVILVALVFRHREIALLLVLVAVVAMALTFHGSVTFGPSAVHTPHLSRAAFAAAAVALVLPQVPLSFANSCLATADTARTYFGDAAYRVRPGRLAITIGVANLFAGGISGMPVCHGAGGMTAHRAFGARSGGAPVMLGGVVIALALALGATMTTALSGFPVPILAGLLMVAGLLHITLLKDLRHLAHWALAVAVGIVGFLSNLAVALVGALAVWWLVRAIGLRRANRTAA
- a CDS encoding L,D-transpeptidase, producing the protein MSGWTRASLSAALRAVGVVSVFGWVLMLGAGTALADPPPGDPGGPGPGQDPTPFTGTAPFGPPRLVPANGATVGVGQPIIINFPGLVDDAGAAENAVHISSVPPVPGKFYWMKPTQLRWRPLSFWPAHTAVTVDAGGTVSNFQTGDTLVATADDATHQLTVTRNGAVEKTIPMSMGMASGGHQTPNGTYYVQEKLPTVVMDSSTYGVPVSSTYGYKTTVELAVRFDDSGDFVHSAPWSVDDQGKRDVSHGCINISPTNAKWFFDNFNAGDPIVVVNSGGGTYSRHDGSNDWQL